In Planctomicrobium piriforme, the genomic window CCCAGAAACAGGGGAGCCGGAACGAGCGCGCGTTCTGTCGGGCCTTCGGACACCAGCAGCGCGTAGTTCCAAGAGTACCGGATATTGTCTTCCGTAGTTCCGGCACTTCCCTGAATCGTCAGCGTGGAGTCCCTGCTGATCGCCGCAGCGAGTAGTTCGCTGAGATAACTCTTCGCCGTTCCCGGTTCACCGATGAGCATCAATCCGCGGTTCGTCGCCAGAGAGATCACACAGCGTTCCAGAAAACTGCGACGTCCGACGAATTTTGGCGCCAAGCCATGCTCTGGATCGCCAAGCACGAATCGCAACACCGCCTGCGGCGTCAACTTCCAGCCCGGCGGGCGCGGATCGTTAAGGCAACCAGCCGCGAGTTTCACCAGTTCATCTGCATACAAAATTTCGGCGGCAGGGCGTTGAAGCGCGGGATTTTTGACCTCCGCACCGGTGGATTCCACGCGACCATTTGCAGTTGCCTTTTTGGCCATCGCGTCACTTCGCCTTGCTCTTGAGGACTTGCATGTCCGCGATGACTTCGCTGATCACAACTGGTGGAACGTCTTTCAGCTTGATGCGTGCGTCTTTGCTGTTCGAGCCGTAATGCCAGCCGCCATACCCCGATGGGGGCCGCAGTCCAGAACAGAAGTAGATCCCTTCGATCTGCAGATTTTCATTCGGGTCGATGTAACCCATGCCGACGGTGCCGCTGTAACAGCAGACGGCGGTCACGTTCGCCGCGGGGAACTGCTTCGAGTGTTCGTCGAAGCCTCCTCCGTCCAAACCCACGCCGCGTACCCAGTTCATTTTTTCCAAACCAAAGACAAGTGTTGGAGCCGCAAGCCGAACGCTATTGTACCGCTGAATATCATCCTCGGACTCTTCACCGGGCTCCAGCGAGTAAGATAGTCGACTGAGTTGGGGAAACGGGGAGACGATCTCATAATCGCCGAGTACCTGCCCCCAGCTCTCTCTTTCTGCTTCTGTCATCTGCAACGGGTGAATCACGCCGACTGTTACGACCTGGCCCAGACTCAGTGAGTGATCTTCGGGGTCAGCGTAGTCGCGTTCTTCTGTGACACGAAACGTCATCAGGCGATTTCCCTGGGCGTCAAAGCCTGCCCAGACGACTTTCTGCACCAGGTGCGTCATGAGAGGATGCCTCACGAGCAGCTCTTCGTAGTCTTCTGCTTTCCATCGGCGGCCGGTGACCATCGATTGTTCGAGCCGCCCTGCCTGTATCGTCGCCACATCCTTGATCTGCTTCTTCAGCAATTTCCATTCTGCAAGCGATTCCTTTGCGATTGCAGCATCATCTTTCGCATTGGGATCGGGCAGGTTGGGGCGCAATTTTCCTGCTTCGTCACGGACCATCGGCTTGAGATCTCCGGTCAGCACGAAGGAGAACGAACGCGGACCGAAGGAGAAGGTACGCTTCCCCTGCTCATCGAGACCACAGTCCGGGACCACGCGGTCTTCGAGTTCGTCTCGCGTCAATCCACGCTCTTTGGCGATTTCACCGACAAACTGTTCCGCTTTGGTCTTCAGGCCTTTGAACTTCATTTTCTGAGCAATGCCCGACAATTGCATCAGGGCAACGCTGCTGCCAATTGCCCTCAGACATTCCAGTCCGAAGACCGCGCGGGCATGCTGGCTTTCACCCGGCCAGACGCGAATCATCGGCGTCAGCTTTAAAACACACCCGTCATCGCCCAAGTGCCCAATGGCCCCCATCGCCCATTTGTCTTTGGAAGGGAACCCATCCTCTTGCCAAACGCGAAAGAGTCCCCACGCAAACTCATCACGGGTCGCCCTCGGCAGGTTATCTCGTAACGCTGTTAAAAGTGGGTGCTTAGTGGTCATTGGCGCCGCTGCCAAAAGCTGTAGCACTAATGCTGTCTGTTCATCGTTCAATCGTTTTTCACCAATGCAAAGCGGCGGCAGCGTCGCCGCAGACGCCCAGCCTGGGAGCCGTTTTGCTTTGATTTTGCCGACAGCGTTCACAGCCTCGGACAGCCACTCAGGCGTCGACTTGGCATCGAGTGGTTGGTAAGTCTTCGTTTCATAATCGAGAACTTCTGCCTGCACTTTGGCCGTTGCGATGGGATTTGGGCAGGACTTGATGGCAGCTTGGATGGCAGAACCGAAACCTTTGGCTTTCGCGCCTCGCAAGTACTCGACGGCGGCATCTGCCATCTTTCCGGTCCCCGCAGCCGTTTCCACCAGACCGACGATGGAACGTCCGACGTTTTTATCGAGCCAGTCACGCGCCGGGGAGGGAACTTTCGCCGAGAGTTTGCATTCCAGCATTGCCACTGCCGCTGTTGGCGTCCGCACCAGCGCCAGGGCTTTCAACTGTTCTTCGCAGGCGTCCTTATTGGTCTGCTTCAGGACCGATTGAACAACACAGTCGAGCGCGGTGTCTTCGGTGCAACCGACAAATCTTCGGACATCGTTACCCGATCGCATCTTGAGATGGAGTCGTCGCCACTCGGAGGCGATCAGTTCCGGATTGCCGAGTCCGAGAACCAGATCTTGAGGTCGCTGGTAGTGGTCAGTCCATTCATCACCAAGATACCGCTGCGGTTCGAGTTGACTAGTGACCTGATAGACATGGTCCGGCATTCCTAACACAGCAGCGAGATAGTAGGCGAAGGGAAAGCGTTCATAGAACGAACTTGGAGTTTGCGTCGGATCCCAGTTTTTGGCAATCTGCTTTTTGATCTTCTCGCTGTCCTTGTCATCGAGGTATGGAAGGACGTACCTCACGAACCCTTCCAATAGAACGGATTCAATGCGCGACACTTCGTAGTCACGCCCCTGAATCTCGGGGTGCTCGAGCATCAATTGGACATACCCATCAGATCCGAACAGCATCACCAGTGATAATCCCACCGGAGCAGCGAGACTCCGCTTCTTTTCCATTAACATCGTCCAGGCCTGATCGACGGTCAGTTTCCCGTCATACGGCTTCTTAGGCTTGGCCAGATTCTCCGCAAACTTGTCCAGTGCCGTCTCTCGCCCGGACCACTCGGTGATCGCCACCAGCCAGAAATGTGCCTCCTCCCGTGAGATGGCCGGCGGCAGTCTTAGGTCATCCCACCTGACCTCCCAGCCATATGTGTTCGTTTTCAGTTTCGCCAGTTTCGCGGTGCAATGAGCAATATCAAACGGAGCTGCCGTACCACGCTCATGACGGGATGAACGACGGAAGTGCGCATGTCCCCAGTCTTCAACGGTAAGATCGAACTCGCGAGAAATGCCGAGATCAACGTCCGCCGTCAGAGTACTCGCGACAGGTGTCGACACCGTCGGCGAGGCGACTGTCAAAGCGGCGTCATCCGCATGCGATGTCGCCGTGGTTTTTGCAGTTACCTTGGGGGCGGCGGGTTTTGACGCCGTCAACTTCGTTGCAGACGCCCCCGTTGCCCCGGCTTTGTCGACGTACCCCTTCTTCGACTTCTCGGCGACAAGTTTATCATAAGACTTCTTCGCCTCATCCTCGCTGCCGAAGTTCTTCGTCTGCGATTGCCCGCTCGTTCCGATCTTGCCAAACGTCACCGTGTGTTCGGTTCCGTTCAGCTCGATATTCCAGAATTTATTGGAGCTCCCGTCAGAGAATTCCAGACTACGGGAGGCGGTGACCATGGCGGCGTCTCAGATAGAAACAAGAGGTGCGACAACACAGTGCTGGACAGCAGAACAATTGGAGCAAGGCCGGTCAAGACATTCGCAACTCCCATTCTCATCATCTTTCCCTCACTTACGCCGGTATTTTTCTAACTGATTCAGTCGTTCGTCGATGCACGTGGGCGGTTTCAATGCCACTGAAGTCGTTACGGATTTCCGCATGTGGTGTTTACCACAGCGGGGCCGTTTGCCTTGCGGGTTGGCCAGAGATAGATTGAAGGCAGCGGATCGATGCAATCGCTGCCAACATCAGAGGGTGCCATGGTGCCGTCAATTTTCTGTTTCGCTCTGCACATTCTGCGACGGCAAAAGATCTGCTTCTGTGCGGTAATGTGCTGGCTGATATTCTGCCCACTGCCATTTCCGGCCTGGGGGCAAGTGAAGATCGAGGAACTCGGTCTCGTCGATGATGAAAACGAGTTGTATCGTCAGGTCAATCAGCTTCTCCTGGACAGGCAGTACGAACAACTGGAGACGTTGGCCCAGAAGTATCGAGACGAGAAGTCGCAGACGCAGTTAGAAGTCTCGAAACTCGACCTGTTCTACATCTCGCTCACGAGCCCGACACGCGGGCAAAGTCAAAGCTACCGTCAGGCGGTAGAAGATCGGGTCTCTCAGCTTGAGACCTGGGTGAGCGAGCGTCCCAGTTACACGGCTCAAGTCGCATTAGGCTGGGGGCTCAGCGATGTCGCCTGGGCCGCGCGTGGCGGCGGCCTCGCCGACACCATTACAAACGAAGCCAGTCGAGCCATGGATGATGCCTGCGATCGCGCTGAACTCGTCCTGCAAGAGGCGGCGTCTCATCGCGTTCAGGATGCGGCCCGTCCCTGGGCAGAAATGACTCTGGGAAATCTGCGGTCTTATTCTCCGCAGCGGATGAGAAAGCTGATGAAAGAGGTGTCGACGATCAATCCGTGGAATCGCAGCGCGATTGGTGCACTGGTGAATTATTCACTGCCGCGGTGGCACGGGGAACCCGGAGGTCTGGTGACGCTGGCTGATGATCTGGCGCGCGATCAACAGCAGGAGACCGGCGAATTTAACTATGCTCTCGTGGCCGACCTGGCATACGAGTACGGAGAATTTCGTCGTTTTTCGAAGGATGGTTTCGACTGGAAGCGGGTCCGACAAGGATACTTGGACTGGGCCAGACACAGTCCTGACCTGCCGATCATCTGGGGCAAGTTGGCGTTCTACGCTCGCATTGCCGATGACCGCGAAACAGCCCGGGACGCGTTTCAACGGCTGCAGGGCGTTTACTCGGAGGGGTGTTGGGAAACAAAAGATCGCTTCCAGCAGTGCCTGGCATGGGCTTTTGATGACGGCCAGCCCGGCCAGGCGGAATGCATCATCGAACTTGGTGGAGAGCATCCGACCTCGGTTTCTTTCGCGAATCATGGTCGCCAGGTGTTGCCATACATCGAATCGACCTGGGTTTCCAGGTACTCGCCCCAGACCGGCAAACTCATCAAAGAGGACCGGATCTGGCCGAACAGATTCAGCGGACTGACTGCCGACTCTCTCGGCAAGTATATGTTTCTGGCACTGTCCCGTCCCTCCGACGGGGGCTTTAACATTGTCCGTATCGATGCAGCGGATACCGAGCTGAAATTGGTCGGCAGCACGGATGACTCGTTTCAGGCGCTCACCGCATCGCCGACTGGAAATGCGGTCGCGATGATCGCCGAGGGCGGTCAAATCCGTCTCTGGGATCTGACGAGCGAACCCACCCCCTCTCTCACTGTGATCAATGATGTCGGAAAGGACAGTCAATCGCTTGCGATTTCTCCCGATGGAAAATTTGTCGCCTCTGCTCGAGGCCAGACCGTCACTGTCTGGGATGTCAAATCACGAAAAGCACTGCGTACCTGGAACACGCTGGGCAATCCCGTTTACGGAGTGCGGTGGGCGCCGGACGGCAAGAGCATCGCCAGTTTTGGCTGGCACCCCAGCGTGCAGATCTGGAATCCAGACAATGGTCAGCAAATCGCTGAGCTCAAAGGCGACCATGACGGCTACTTCTGCGGCGAGTTCACTCCCGACAGCCAGCTCTTTATTACAGGAACATTTAGCTATGCCCGTCCAAATCCGCCGGGCGAAGTCATTGTCTTTGATCTCGGACAGAACACGATTCGGGCCCGATATCAGGGGCATCGGATGAGCATCTGCGGCATGGCGGTCTCGGCGGAGGGGAACAGATTCGCAACAGCCAGTGACGACGGTTCGATTCGGGTGTGGGCTGTCCCGACGAAATAAGCTGCAGCGAAACAACGAGTCGGCAGAGGAGACTGACCATGTGTTTGAAGTTGAGCTGCCCCCTCATGTTCGGTGTTGTACTGGCGCTGCGTTGCCTGGCAATGCCGGTGCAGGCAGAAGAGAGCCCCCTGCCATCGCTGAAACTCCAATACCGCGCGCCGAACCAGTCGTTGCTGTTCGTCGTGGGCGAGGGAGCGGCGGAGGTGGCTCCGATGCGCGAGGCATGCGACCAGAACAAACTCCGATTTGAATCGTCGCCCTCCTATGACATTGGCAAGCCGGATTTCTCCGGTTACCACGCCATCGTTGGGGGCAGCAACAATCTGGATTACTTCGGTTGGGGTGAATCGGATGAATCCAAAAAGTCCCGCATCTTTTCGAACCTGAAACAGTTCGTGGCCGACGGCGGGCATTTGTTCTTATTCGCCACATACCATGGCCGTAATTCGGAGCGATTCAAAGAGTTCGGAATTGTGCCCGGCGATGTCGAAGCGACTCTGTTTGAGCACATTCCCGGACGGAGTGAAGTCTTGTTTCACGGTTCCGAGAATCTGGTTCCTCCGGACGGCAAGGTTCGTTCGTGGGGCAATCTAGGGACTGATCCCGCACGAGGACCGGTGGACATGCTCAAGAGAGTTCATCCGGAAGGCTGGTCGCAACAACCAGTTCTGACCACGGTCTGCTACGGGAACGGCCGAGTTTCCTATTGCACGGTTGAGCCTTCCCGAGACGGCGTCTGGATGATTCCCATCGCCGTGAACTGGATCGCGCGCGGGGCTCCGACGAACAAGGATCAGA contains:
- a CDS encoding DUF4132 domain-containing protein; its protein translation is MVTASRSLEFSDGSSNKFWNIELNGTEHTVTFGKIGTSGQSQTKNFGSEDEAKKSYDKLVAEKSKKGYVDKAGATGASATKLTASKPAAPKVTAKTTATSHADDAALTVASPTVSTPVASTLTADVDLGISREFDLTVEDWGHAHFRRSSRHERGTAAPFDIAHCTAKLAKLKTNTYGWEVRWDDLRLPPAISREEAHFWLVAITEWSGRETALDKFAENLAKPKKPYDGKLTVDQAWTMLMEKKRSLAAPVGLSLVMLFGSDGYVQLMLEHPEIQGRDYEVSRIESVLLEGFVRYVLPYLDDKDSEKIKKQIAKNWDPTQTPSSFYERFPFAYYLAAVLGMPDHVYQVTSQLEPQRYLGDEWTDHYQRPQDLVLGLGNPELIASEWRRLHLKMRSGNDVRRFVGCTEDTALDCVVQSVLKQTNKDACEEQLKALALVRTPTAAVAMLECKLSAKVPSPARDWLDKNVGRSIVGLVETAAGTGKMADAAVEYLRGAKAKGFGSAIQAAIKSCPNPIATAKVQAEVLDYETKTYQPLDAKSTPEWLSEAVNAVGKIKAKRLPGWASAATLPPLCIGEKRLNDEQTALVLQLLAAAPMTTKHPLLTALRDNLPRATRDEFAWGLFRVWQEDGFPSKDKWAMGAIGHLGDDGCVLKLTPMIRVWPGESQHARAVFGLECLRAIGSSVALMQLSGIAQKMKFKGLKTKAEQFVGEIAKERGLTRDELEDRVVPDCGLDEQGKRTFSFGPRSFSFVLTGDLKPMVRDEAGKLRPNLPDPNAKDDAAIAKESLAEWKLLKKQIKDVATIQAGRLEQSMVTGRRWKAEDYEELLVRHPLMTHLVQKVVWAGFDAQGNRLMTFRVTEERDYADPEDHSLSLGQVVTVGVIHPLQMTEAERESWGQVLGDYEIVSPFPQLSRLSYSLEPGEESEDDIQRYNSVRLAAPTLVFGLEKMNWVRGVGLDGGGFDEHSKQFPAANVTAVCCYSGTVGMGYIDPNENLQIEGIYFCSGLRPPSGYGGWHYGSNSKDARIKLKDVPPVVISEVIADMQVLKSKAK
- a CDS encoding WD40 repeat domain-containing protein; its protein translation is MKIEELGLVDDENELYRQVNQLLLDRQYEQLETLAQKYRDEKSQTQLEVSKLDLFYISLTSPTRGQSQSYRQAVEDRVSQLETWVSERPSYTAQVALGWGLSDVAWAARGGGLADTITNEASRAMDDACDRAELVLQEAASHRVQDAARPWAEMTLGNLRSYSPQRMRKLMKEVSTINPWNRSAIGALVNYSLPRWHGEPGGLVTLADDLARDQQQETGEFNYALVADLAYEYGEFRRFSKDGFDWKRVRQGYLDWARHSPDLPIIWGKLAFYARIADDRETARDAFQRLQGVYSEGCWETKDRFQQCLAWAFDDGQPGQAECIIELGGEHPTSVSFANHGRQVLPYIESTWVSRYSPQTGKLIKEDRIWPNRFSGLTADSLGKYMFLALSRPSDGGFNIVRIDAADTELKLVGSTDDSFQALTASPTGNAVAMIAEGGQIRLWDLTSEPTPSLTVINDVGKDSQSLAISPDGKFVASARGQTVTVWDVKSRKALRTWNTLGNPVYGVRWAPDGKSIASFGWHPSVQIWNPDNGQQIAELKGDHDGYFCGEFTPDSQLFITGTFSYARPNPPGEVIVFDLGQNTIRARYQGHRMSICGMAVSAEGNRFATASDDGSIRVWAVPTK